In one Planctomycetaceae bacterium genomic region, the following are encoded:
- a CDS encoding UDPGP type 1 family protein, which translates to MITEKYKKALDVLTKHNQQHLLKFWNELDDGGKEKLLSQIEQIDFESLDSKIDEYVKNSAPTKLPAKIEPAPVYTAQPKTPAEKEKFAKAKKLGAELMSKGKVAAFVVAGGQGTRLGFDGPKGDFRVSPIKNKSLFQIFAESIKAAGKKYNFLPKWYIMTSPLNHEPTRKIFKDNNFFGLGEQGVYFFQQGTEVNYSMDGQILLADKGVIAESPDGHGGSLKAIYKSRAAADMKKNGIEYISYFQVDNPLINIFDPLFVGLHAMDEAEMSSKYLTKCGPLEKVGNFCLADGKVTVIEYSDLPDELAYKKNPDGSLVFSLGSIAIHIISRTFIERLNAKGFALPYHRAVKKIPYIDVQTGKKVEPAKPNGIKLETFVFDALPLAQESIILETIRSEEFAPVKNAEGADSPAVTKQMITERGAKWLEAAGVKIPKKADGSIDCVIELASSYALNAEDVVAKKQNLKITAGQNLYLD; encoded by the coding sequence ATGATTACTGAAAAATATAAAAAAGCATTAGACGTATTAACTAAACATAATCAACAGCATCTGTTAAAGTTCTGGAACGAACTCGACGATGGCGGCAAAGAAAAATTGCTTAGCCAGATTGAACAGATAGATTTTGAATCGCTCGATTCGAAAATAGATGAGTATGTAAAGAATTCTGCGCCGACAAAACTGCCGGCGAAAATCGAACCCGCTCCGGTTTATACCGCCCAACCCAAAACGCCCGCGGAAAAAGAAAAATTTGCCAAAGCGAAGAAACTTGGCGCCGAACTTATGTCAAAAGGCAAAGTCGCCGCGTTCGTTGTCGCCGGTGGGCAGGGTACACGACTTGGCTTTGACGGCCCCAAAGGCGATTTCAGAGTCAGCCCGATTAAAAATAAATCATTATTCCAGATTTTTGCAGAATCGATAAAAGCAGCAGGGAAAAAATATAATTTTTTGCCGAAGTGGTACATAATGACAAGCCCGCTCAATCACGAGCCGACACGAAAAATTTTCAAAGATAACAATTTCTTCGGCCTTGGCGAACAGGGCGTTTACTTTTTCCAGCAGGGTACTGAAGTAAATTATTCTATGGACGGCCAAATTCTGCTTGCTGACAAAGGCGTTATCGCAGAATCTCCAGACGGTCACGGCGGCAGCTTAAAAGCGATTTATAAAAGCAGAGCCGCTGCCGATATGAAAAAGAACGGCATTGAATACATCAGCTATTTCCAGGTTGATAACCCGCTGATAAATATTTTTGACCCGCTGTTCGTCGGTTTGCACGCGATGGACGAGGCGGAAATGTCATCAAAATATCTGACTAAATGCGGGCCGCTCGAAAAGGTCGGCAATTTCTGTCTTGCTGATGGTAAAGTAACTGTAATCGAATATAGCGATTTGCCGGACGAGCTTGCGTATAAGAAAAATCCTGATGGTTCGCTTGTTTTCTCACTTGGCAGTATCGCGATTCATATTATCAGCCGAACATTTATCGAAAGGCTTAACGCGAAAGGTTTCGCATTGCCTTATCACAGGGCAGTGAAAAAGATTCCTTATATTGATGTTCAAACCGGCAAAAAAGTTGAGCCGGCCAAACCAAACGGCATAAAACTTGAAACGTTCGTTTTCGATGCTCTTCCGCTTGCCCAAGAGTCTATCATTCTTGAAACAATCCGCAGCGAAGAATTTGCTCCGGTGAAAAATGCCGAGGGTGCCGATAGTCCCGCTGTTACAAAACAGATGATAACCGAACGCGGCGCGAAATGGCTCGAAGCCGCCGGCGTGAAGATTCCGAAAAAAGCGGATGGCTCAATAGATTGCGTTATCGAGCTTGCGTCGTCTTATGCGTTAAACGCAGAGGATGTTGTCGCGAAGAAACAAAATTTGAAGATTACCGCAGGGCAAAACTTGTATTTGGATTAA
- the purN gene encoding phosphoribosylglycinamide formyltransferase, with the protein MVDTVTIFTDGGSRGNPGPAAGAFVLFDENHHQLCAKAMFISHATNNIAEYTGLLNGLEEAFSLGAKAVKVFSDSELMVKQINGEYKVKNEGLRELYTECFDWLTKFKSWQINHVRREKNTHADKLVNKALDNKKDYEEKSKTQIDTTSKHLRLGILISGSGRTLINFNELIKQRQLNAEIAAVISSRSDTVGVEKAKKAGLPLEIIRKKDYPDIDGFSKQIGKVLIEAKVNLVIQAGWLCLWKIPPELENMVMNIHPALLPAFGGQGMWGHHVHEAVIIAGCKVSGCTVHFCTNEYDKGPIIVQRTCPVKDDDTPDTLAARVFEQECIAYPEAVQLFATGRLFVAGNRVLTK; encoded by the coding sequence TTGGTTGATACCGTAACCATCTTTACCGACGGCGGAAGCAGAGGCAATCCCGGCCCTGCAGCCGGTGCGTTCGTTTTATTCGACGAAAACCATCATCAGCTCTGCGCAAAAGCAATGTTCATTTCACACGCAACTAATAATATCGCTGAATATACCGGCCTGCTGAACGGACTCGAAGAGGCATTTTCGCTCGGCGCTAAAGCCGTAAAAGTTTTCAGCGACAGCGAACTGATGGTCAAACAAATCAACGGCGAATATAAAGTCAAAAACGAGGGACTGCGGGAATTGTACACGGAATGTTTCGATTGGCTGACAAAATTCAAAAGCTGGCAGATTAATCACGTCCGCAGAGAAAAAAACACACATGCCGACAAACTTGTCAACAAAGCTCTCGACAACAAAAAAGATTACGAAGAAAAATCAAAAACACAAATAGATACAACATCGAAACATCTTCGACTCGGTATACTGATAAGCGGAAGCGGAAGAACGCTGATCAATTTTAACGAACTGATAAAGCAAAGGCAGTTAAACGCTGAAATCGCAGCGGTAATATCGTCCCGATCGGACACCGTCGGCGTTGAAAAGGCAAAAAAAGCCGGGCTGCCGCTGGAAATCATCCGCAAAAAAGATTATCCCGACATCGACGGATTCAGCAAACAAATCGGAAAAGTTCTAATCGAAGCAAAGGTCAATCTTGTTATACAGGCCGGCTGGCTGTGCCTGTGGAAGATTCCGCCGGAACTCGAAAATATGGTTATGAATATTCACCCTGCACTTTTGCCCGCGTTTGGCGGACAGGGCATGTGGGGGCATCACGTACACGAAGCGGTAATCATCGCCGGCTGCAAAGTCAGCGGCTGTACGGTACATTTCTGCACAAACGAATACGACAAAGGCCCGATTATTGTCCAGCGAACCTGCCCTGTAAAAGATGACGACACACCAGACACTTTGGCGGCCAGGGTTTTTGAACAGGAATGCATCGCTTATCCCGAAGCTGTGCAACTTTTCGCAACAGGCAGACTGTTCGTCGCCGGCAACAGAGTATTGACAAAATAG
- a CDS encoding C4-type zinc ribbon domain-containing protein produces the protein MGTVLNALVKLQSVENSLRAAKAKLNRSRRNVILKENQLRTLQNNLASKLDEIQLTKIQADRMELELKSVDETLAKYRAALNIAKSNKEYAAILTELNTTKADSSKVESQTLELMKNIDADQTQCEVIKQQIEVAKNELAEIRKQTEEQAKKFEAEIVQIEQQWQQAAKDVPAEALETFKRVAETYDGEAIAEVEIQDHRSGVYTCGGCFMNLTTETANTLMSKDEILRCPNCTRILFLKETEN, from the coding sequence ATGGGAACAGTGCTCAATGCTCTGGTAAAACTTCAAAGTGTAGAAAATAGTTTAAGAGCCGCCAAGGCCAAGCTTAACAGAAGCCGTCGTAACGTCATCTTAAAGGAAAATCAACTCCGTACATTGCAAAACAACCTGGCTTCTAAGCTGGACGAGATACAGCTTACAAAAATCCAGGCCGACCGTATGGAACTCGAGCTCAAGAGTGTCGATGAAACCCTCGCCAAATACCGCGCAGCGCTGAACATCGCGAAAAGCAACAAGGAATACGCGGCAATTCTGACAGAACTCAACACTACAAAAGCCGACAGCAGTAAAGTCGAAAGCCAGACTTTGGAACTGATGAAAAATATCGATGCCGACCAGACGCAATGCGAAGTCATCAAACAGCAAATCGAAGTCGCCAAGAACGAACTGGCAGAAATCCGCAAACAAACCGAAGAACAAGCGAAAAAATTCGAAGCGGAAATCGTCCAAATCGAACAGCAATGGCAGCAGGCGGCAAAAGATGTACCCGCCGAAGCGCTCGAGACTTTCAAAAGAGTCGCGGAAACTTATGACGGCGAAGCGATCGCAGAAGTCGAAATTCAGGATCACAGAAGCGGCGTTTATACCTGCGGCGGATGCTTTATGAACCTTACGACCGAAACCGCTAATACCCTGATGAGCAAAGACGAAATCCTTCGCTGCCCGAACTGCACGCGTATTTTGTTCCTCAAGGAGACGGAGAACTAA
- a CDS encoding U32 family peptidase — translation MNFKAELVAPAGTLEKLIWAAKYGADAVYFGTEFGSLRAYAGNFSLDDAQKGIDFLHKNGKRALITLNIYPFSDEYEKLIKIAGKVSEMKADGLIVADIGLVFELKKAGIKTPIHISTQANTVSSQSVLAYHQLGAARVNLARELSFEQIKKIREDTRSSGMQLEVFVHGAVCFSYSGRCAISDYLTGRKANHGECTHPCRWGYSLVEESRPGQYIPVFEDQRGQYLFNNKDLALFEYADKLKDIGVDAFKIEGRMKSVHYIASVVSLYRQLIDGKKISTEECFKLLSRVKNRGYSEGFMKGSITPDDYSNEKSQSRSEAVFVGDIVDEETQTGCICHARNKMFAGEKLEVITPAGEIFEITLPNPLKTVNGEQLEFVNNPQKMVLEQKLPAYSILRRIV, via the coding sequence ATGAACTTTAAAGCTGAACTTGTTGCGCCTGCGGGCACTTTGGAAAAACTCATCTGGGCGGCCAAATATGGCGCTGATGCGGTCTATTTTGGCACTGAATTCGGCTCTTTGCGGGCTTACGCGGGCAATTTTTCGCTCGATGATGCCCAAAAAGGTATCGATTTCTTGCATAAAAACGGCAAAAGAGCGTTAATTACCCTAAACATTTACCCTTTTAGCGATGAATATGAAAAGTTGATAAAAATAGCCGGAAAAGTGAGCGAAATGAAGGCCGATGGATTAATTGTTGCAGATATTGGTCTTGTTTTTGAACTAAAAAAGGCAGGAATCAAAACGCCAATCCATATTAGTACACAGGCCAACACCGTCAGCAGTCAGAGCGTTCTGGCGTATCATCAATTAGGAGCGGCAAGAGTAAATTTAGCGAGAGAGTTGTCTTTTGAGCAGATAAAAAAAATTCGTGAAGATACCCGCTCAAGCGGTATGCAGCTTGAGGTTTTCGTTCACGGCGCGGTCTGTTTTTCATACTCCGGCCGATGCGCAATCAGCGATTATCTTACCGGCCGAAAAGCCAACCACGGCGAATGTACGCATCCATGCAGATGGGGATATTCTCTTGTTGAAGAATCAAGACCCGGCCAATACATTCCAGTATTTGAAGACCAAAGGGGGCAATACCTTTTTAACAACAAAGACCTTGCGCTGTTCGAATATGCCGATAAACTCAAAGATATTGGTGTGGATGCTTTCAAAATTGAAGGCAGAATGAAATCGGTTCATTACATCGCGTCGGTAGTTTCGCTTTACAGGCAGTTGATTGATGGCAAAAAAATAAGCACAGAAGAATGCTTTAAATTATTGAGCAGGGTGAAAAATCGTGGTTACAGCGAAGGTTTTATGAAAGGCTCAATCACGCCGGACGATTACAGCAATGAGAAAAGCCAATCACGTTCTGAAGCTGTATTTGTCGGCGATATCGTCGATGAGGAAACTCAAACCGGCTGCATCTGCCACGCGAGAAACAAAATGTTCGCAGGCGAAAAATTGGAGGTAATAACTCCTGCCGGCGAAATTTTTGAAATAACATTGCCGAATCCATTAAAAACAGTTAATGGCGAACAATTAGAGTTTGTGAATAATCCGCAAAAGATGGTGCTGGAGCAAAAATTGCCGGCTTATTCGATATTAAGGAGAATTGTTTAA
- a CDS encoding transcriptional regulator, giving the protein MAELNNIIHQPVRLRIMAALCALERGGQMDFVYLKKMLNLTDGNLGAHLTKLEDVGFIAIEKTFVARKPRTFVCVTGKGHDAFNEHINALKQIIEDDKT; this is encoded by the coding sequence ATGGCTGAACTGAATAACATAATTCATCAGCCTGTGCGTTTGCGGATAATGGCTGCCCTTTGCGCACTCGAGCGGGGCGGACAAATGGATTTTGTTTATCTCAAGAAAATGCTGAACCTTACCGATGGTAATCTCGGTGCGCATTTGACAAAACTTGAAGATGTCGGTTTTATCGCGATTGAAAAAACTTTCGTTGCCCGCAAGCCTCGCACTTTTGTTTGCGTTACCGGAAAAGGTCACGATGCTTTTAATGAACATATAAATGCCTTAAAACAAATTATTGAAGACGATAAAACTTAA
- a CDS encoding GyrI-like domain-containing protein, with product MKKHFWMLACVVIVLNSIAVAAQEPNNFSISFGKLESQTVLYTVYRGPYEKVGQAIGELYAIAGKNRISPQGNLRFVYLNNPHLFSLNSQHCLVEIQIPVSQDSLKMAGTLGTMTDIKTLIAMDTVVIKKPAGCKDYGSVYAYLFAWIAQNGYRPIDNAFEVFESGGQNQSCENIAQSDIVVPVTKVSGAK from the coding sequence ATGAAAAAACATTTTTGGATGTTGGCGTGTGTTGTGATTGTTTTAAATTCAATTGCCGTTGCTGCGCAGGAGCCAAATAATTTTTCTATTTCATTCGGCAAACTTGAATCGCAGACAGTTCTTTACACTGTTTACCGCGGCCCCTATGAAAAAGTCGGTCAGGCAATTGGTGAACTTTACGCGATTGCCGGAAAGAACAGAATATCTCCACAGGGCAATTTGCGGTTTGTTTATTTGAATAATCCGCATCTTTTCTCTTTAAATTCGCAGCACTGCCTTGTTGAAATTCAAATCCCTGTCTCGCAGGACTCTCTTAAAATGGCCGGTACGCTCGGCACAATGACAGATATTAAAACTTTAATCGCAATGGATACTGTAGTTATAAAGAAACCTGCCGGCTGCAAAGATTATGGTTCTGTTTATGCCTATCTTTTTGCGTGGATTGCCCAAAATGGTTACAGGCCGATAGATAATGCGTTTGAAGTTTTCGAATCGGGCGGCCAAAATCAAAGTTGTGAAAATATTGCACAGTCAGATATAGTTGTTCCTGTTACAAAAGTTTCTGGCGCAAAATAA
- a CDS encoding PAS domain S-box protein has product MESFFTEQLDYIYFFYGLAFLAQSIILFYAHFQAKSKLPLIWLGLFSLVISMVQWANLAATISDNPFLLFLFRATGLSIALTFLFEFGRTGLGRYNIKTPGRWIYLIPGTILCTGAFFGGSAGFQTAANYSLGITGALATAAVFAIAYKYEKQQRPYYLIFSGFFILGAFIFALGVPRTPFLPSSMLNYQLFSNFSHIPLEAVCAVIGALLAIILSIFVYEVFDYGKNFRLGIKMTLLYLPICLILTIVISGWALTNYTSNNFDRSRKHNFLHLAIVSSTTFNTSQIISLTGTETNISNENYKQVKKQLMNLRRNLNLDGYKENCRFIYLLGMRDGKVFFIADSEPESSPDISLPGDIFEEASDGLVKCFSDGLPIVEGPITDKWGKWISGTAAIRDRSGKVIALLGIDTDAKKWQRSYALIRLSVITTIGMLSLLIMSAVIVLHLLVSAATKRLNAVESLEKSEAKYKTLVENLNVGIFNNTIENGRCFTDANIAMARLFGCDSVEEFKQHSVLDFYRNSIDRYNYIQKLKEFGFVKHYELALKKKDGTPITTSLNAQAEFGQDGKIKSIFGVVEDITERNKIDEELRRSRETLRKIIDLMPFGIVIIDKNKAIRLVNNKAAEMTGCSHHSELLGKRCHRFICPSLEGNCPVIDLHQNIDMSERVIKTKGGKTIPVLKSVTPIIFENQEVLLESFVDITERKEAEEKMNELNRNLEAANEEMKHFAYIASHDLREPLRKIMSFGSMLEKTIKHKIEPEENENLTFVVDAAKRMSTMIDGLLSYSRVSTKGHEFEDIQLDEIIEGLKLYELGMLIEETHTTINIPQPLPTVCADMLQMRQLLQNLIANGIKYQKKGNVPEITITTKPAANDMIRVEITDNGIGIAPEYHNSIFSMFKRLHTNKEYEGTGIGLAVCKRIVQRHNGQLGIESQAGKGSTFWFTVQAAKVLSCAAVS; this is encoded by the coding sequence ATGGAAAGTTTTTTTACTGAACAACTTGATTATATTTACTTCTTCTACGGCCTGGCCTTTCTGGCACAGTCTATTATCCTTTTTTACGCACACTTTCAGGCCAAATCAAAACTGCCGCTGATATGGCTCGGTTTGTTCTCTTTGGTTATTAGTATGGTTCAGTGGGCTAATCTGGCGGCAACAATATCCGACAATCCGTTCCTTCTTTTTTTATTCAGAGCAACGGGGCTGTCAATAGCCCTGACATTTCTCTTTGAATTCGGCAGAACCGGACTTGGCCGATACAACATAAAAACGCCGGGCAGATGGATATATCTTATTCCCGGCACTATTCTTTGCACAGGAGCATTCTTCGGCGGTTCGGCAGGTTTTCAAACAGCCGCAAATTACTCACTCGGAATAACAGGAGCATTGGCAACCGCAGCAGTATTCGCAATCGCATACAAATACGAAAAACAACAAAGACCATATTATCTTATCTTTTCCGGATTTTTTATCCTCGGCGCTTTCATTTTCGCTCTGGGCGTACCGCGAACACCATTTCTGCCTTCATCAATGCTGAACTATCAGTTATTTTCAAATTTTTCACACATCCCGCTTGAGGCGGTCTGTGCCGTAATCGGCGCGCTTTTGGCAATCATACTGTCAATTTTTGTTTATGAAGTGTTCGACTACGGCAAAAATTTCCGCCTCGGCATAAAAATGACCCTATTGTATCTGCCAATCTGCCTCATTCTAACCATCGTAATAAGCGGATGGGCACTTACAAATTATACGAGCAACAACTTCGACCGGTCGAGAAAACATAATTTTCTGCACCTTGCGATAGTATCTTCAACCACATTCAATACTTCACAAATAATTTCACTGACAGGCACAGAGACCAACATTTCAAATGAAAATTATAAACAAGTTAAAAAACAACTGATGAATTTGCGCAGAAATCTGAACCTCGACGGTTATAAGGAAAATTGCCGATTCATCTACCTGCTTGGTATGCGGGATGGTAAAGTTTTTTTCATAGCAGATTCAGAACCAGAAAGTTCACCGGACATATCCCTGCCGGGAGATATATTTGAAGAAGCATCCGATGGACTTGTAAAATGTTTTTCTGACGGCCTCCCTATTGTCGAAGGACCAATCACAGACAAATGGGGTAAATGGATTTCAGGTACGGCGGCAATTCGCGACAGAAGCGGAAAAGTAATCGCACTGCTTGGCATCGACACCGACGCAAAAAAATGGCAGAGAAGTTACGCCTTAATCAGGCTGTCGGTTATTACAACAATAGGAATGTTAAGCCTCCTTATTATGTCAGCGGTCATAGTACTGCATCTGCTGGTATCTGCGGCGACCAAAAGACTAAACGCTGTTGAATCGCTGGAAAAAAGCGAAGCAAAATACAAAACGCTGGTCGAAAATCTGAATGTCGGCATTTTCAACAATACAATCGAAAACGGCCGATGCTTCACAGACGCGAATATTGCGATGGCAAGACTGTTCGGCTGCGATAGCGTCGAAGAATTCAAACAACACTCTGTTCTGGATTTTTACAGAAATTCAATAGACAGATATAACTACATCCAAAAATTAAAAGAATTCGGATTTGTTAAACATTATGAGCTTGCCCTGAAAAAGAAAGACGGCACGCCAATCACAACATCATTAAACGCACAGGCAGAGTTCGGCCAGGATGGGAAAATCAAATCCATCTTCGGCGTTGTGGAAGATATCACAGAACGCAATAAAATCGACGAAGAACTTAGACGGTCCCGTGAGACTCTGCGAAAAATCATAGATTTAATGCCGTTCGGCATAGTAATAATCGATAAAAATAAAGCTATCCGGCTTGTAAACAATAAAGCGGCTGAAATGACCGGCTGTTCGCATCATTCAGAACTGCTCGGAAAAAGATGCCACAGATTTATCTGCCCGTCTCTTGAAGGTAACTGTCCGGTAATCGACCTGCATCAGAATATTGATATGTCTGAAAGAGTTATAAAGACCAAAGGTGGAAAGACAATACCAGTTCTTAAAAGCGTAACTCCAATCATATTCGAGAATCAGGAAGTTCTGCTGGAGTCTTTCGTCGATATAACGGAACGCAAAGAAGCCGAAGAAAAAATGAATGAACTCAACAGGAACCTCGAAGCGGCAAACGAGGAAATGAAGCACTTCGCTTATATCGCATCTCACGATTTGCGAGAACCGTTGAGAAAAATAATGTCTTTCGGTTCAATGCTCGAAAAAACAATTAAACATAAAATAGAACCGGAAGAAAATGAAAATCTTACCTTTGTAGTAGATGCCGCAAAACGTATGAGCACAATGATTGACGGACTGTTGAGCTATTCGCGCGTCAGCACAAAAGGACACGAGTTTGAAGATATCCAGCTTGACGAAATTATCGAAGGACTCAAACTATACGAACTGGGAATGCTTATTGAAGAAACACATACAACAATAAACATACCACAGCCGCTGCCGACAGTTTGCGCCGATATGCTGCAAATGCGTCAATTACTGCAAAATCTTATCGCCAACGGCATCAAATACCAGAAGAAAGGCAATGTGCCTGAAATTACTATCACAACCAAACCGGCGGCTAACGATATGATACGCGTGGAGATCACCGACAACGGTATCGGAATCGCTCCGGAATATCACAATTCAATATTCTCAATGTTCAAACGTCTGCATACAAATAAGGAGTATGAAGGCACAGGCATTGGGCTTGCGGTCTGCAAAAGAATCGTGCAACGCCATAACGGCCAACTCGGCATCGAATCGCAGGCAGGCAAAGGCTCAACGTTCTGGTTCACTGTGCAGGCGGCAAAAGTGTTATCTTGCGCAGCGGTATCATGA
- a CDS encoding PAS domain S-box protein — protein sequence MKIGRKLIAVVLTVMIVFTSVVLLQRYLEVKRMCTIFNERKQTTIANFAQIVEMVNKKLETYAIESTYWDEMVKAVENKDTDWFKSSVEQIVLTANNYNGVWIFNKDKTPVFSTGTEEKGFIPEFPIPAETFDLLLDGKVVCHFFIKTSKGFMEINGAKIYPGSDPARQTTPRGYFFAGKLWDTSYITNIAKMTSLNIYIYPYDEKLLEDESNFQEGKIFFTHTFCGWDKKPLAIVKAWSEFTQLKAINKAFTQDMYLFLGFASTLLAIILYVIVKWINRPLKLISETLAKDDTAFIKKLQEEKSEFGDVAGLISKFFQQRDILNENEQKYKMIFDTANDSILLMQKDKYIDCNEKTLELFGCTREQILNSQPYIFSPPRQPDGRDSTEKALEYIKAAIAGQPQRFEWLHWRYDKSTFDAEVSLNTFTMGSQNYIQTIVRDISKHKKAEAEMKRLNYNLEEANQELRNFVYVASHDLREPLRKITAFGGMLQKSLKNKLLEEDTENLGFMIEGAHRMNKMIEGLLAYSKVSTKAHLPQDIDLNEIVSQLREFELSVMIEEMQAVICVPNPLPHIHVDVTQIRQLMQNLLANGLKFHKPDAVPQVFITSKPAANGMVRIEITDNGIGIKPEYLQSIFTMFKKLHTPKDYEGTGIGLTICKKIVERFCGKIGVESIPGIGSTFWFTVPSAVTSVASEHTAGKADNI from the coding sequence ATGAAAATCGGACGAAAACTAATCGCCGTGGTTCTGACAGTAATGATTGTTTTCACTTCAGTCGTTTTACTTCAGAGATATCTGGAAGTAAAAAGAATGTGTACGATTTTCAACGAAAGAAAACAAACAACTATCGCGAACTTTGCACAAATTGTCGAAATGGTAAACAAGAAACTGGAAACCTACGCCATCGAAAGCACATACTGGGATGAAATGGTAAAGGCAGTTGAAAACAAAGATACTGACTGGTTTAAATCGAGCGTTGAACAAATTGTTTTGACGGCTAATAACTATAATGGCGTATGGATTTTTAACAAAGACAAAACACCTGTTTTTTCGACGGGCACAGAAGAGAAAGGCTTCATTCCGGAATTTCCTATACCCGCAGAGACGTTTGACCTTCTGCTGGACGGGAAGGTGGTATGCCACTTCTTTATAAAAACATCCAAAGGATTTATGGAAATAAACGGGGCGAAAATATACCCCGGCAGCGACCCTGCCCGACAGACAACGCCACGCGGTTACTTCTTCGCGGGTAAATTGTGGGACACGTCATACATAACAAACATAGCTAAGATGACATCGTTAAATATCTATATTTATCCTTACGATGAAAAATTGCTGGAAGACGAAAGCAACTTTCAGGAAGGTAAAATATTTTTCACTCATACTTTTTGCGGCTGGGACAAAAAACCTCTGGCAATTGTGAAAGCCTGGTCAGAATTTACACAGTTAAAGGCTATAAACAAGGCATTTACACAGGATATGTATTTATTCCTTGGCTTCGCGTCAACATTGCTGGCAATTATTTTGTATGTAATAGTCAAATGGATTAACCGCCCGTTAAAACTGATTTCCGAAACGCTGGCCAAAGACGACACTGCGTTTATCAAAAAATTGCAGGAAGAAAAATCAGAATTTGGAGATGTCGCCGGCCTGATAAGTAAATTTTTCCAGCAGCGTGATATTCTGAACGAAAACGAGCAAAAATACAAAATGATTTTCGACACCGCTAACGATTCTATACTGCTGATGCAAAAAGATAAATACATTGACTGTAATGAAAAAACGCTCGAACTCTTCGGCTGCACACGAGAACAGATTTTAAACAGCCAGCCTTACATATTCTCACCGCCAAGACAGCCGGACGGCAGAGATTCAACTGAAAAGGCACTCGAATATATAAAGGCCGCGATAGCGGGTCAGCCGCAACGATTCGAATGGCTGCACTGGCGATATGACAAATCAACCTTCGACGCGGAAGTCAGCTTAAATACGTTTACAATGGGAAGCCAGAATTATATTCAGACCATTGTAAGAGATATATCGAAACACAAAAAAGCCGAAGCCGAAATGAAACGCTTGAATTATAATCTTGAAGAGGCCAATCAGGAACTTCGAAATTTTGTATATGTCGCATCGCACGACCTTCGCGAACCATTGCGAAAAATTACAGCGTTCGGTGGTATGCTGCAAAAAAGTCTGAAAAACAAACTTTTGGAAGAAGACACTGAAAATCTTGGCTTTATGATCGAAGGCGCTCACCGTATGAATAAAATGATTGAAGGTCTGCTGGCCTATTCCAAAGTGAGTACAAAAGCACATCTGCCGCAGGACATCGACCTTAATGAAATCGTCAGCCAGCTTCGGGAATTTGAACTGTCAGTAATGATAGAAGAAATGCAGGCGGTTATTTGCGTGCCGAACCCTCTGCCGCACATTCATGTTGATGTCACACAGATACGTCAGCTTATGCAAAACCTGCTCGCCAACGGATTAAAATTTCACAAGCCCGACGCGGTGCCTCAAGTCTTCATAACAAGCAAACCAGCCGCCAACGGTATGGTAAGAATCGAAATAACAGATAACGGCATAGGTATAAAACCAGAATATCTTCAATCGATATTCACAATGTTCAAGAAACTGCACACGCCCAAAGACTATGAAGGCACCGGAATAGGTCTTACTATCTGCAAAAAAATAGTCGAACGCTTCTGCGGTAAAATCGGCGTCGAATCCATCCCCGGAATTGGTTCAACTTTCTGGTTTACTGTGCCATCGGCAGTAACTTCCGTCGCGAGTGAACACACCGCAGGCAAGGCCGATAATATCTGA